The following are encoded together in the Xanthomonas vesicatoria ATCC 35937 genome:
- a CDS encoding amidohydrolase family protein, whose translation MIIDCHGHYTTAPAAHDAFRKAQIAHYNDPHLAAPVYQHISDDQLRESVEQHQLRLLHERGADMTIFSPRASTMAHHIGDEAVSQVWTRHCNDLIGRVVQLYPHTFIGVCQLPQSPGVSIARSIAELDRCVTELGFVGCNLNPDPSGGHWTGLPLTDRAWYPFFEKMVELDVPAMVHVSGSCNANFHATGAHYLNADTTAFMQFLEGDLFTDLPELRFIIPHGGGAVPYHWGRFRGLADMLGKPSLATHVMRNVFFDTCVYHQPGIDLLFEVIDVDNILFGSEMVGAVRGIDTQTGHYFDDTKRYIDALAISDADKRKVFEGNARRVYPRLDAQLRARGL comes from the coding sequence ATGATCATCGATTGCCACGGCCACTACACCACCGCACCCGCTGCACACGATGCGTTCCGCAAGGCGCAGATTGCGCATTACAACGACCCACATCTGGCAGCACCGGTGTATCAGCACATCTCCGACGATCAGCTGCGCGAAAGCGTCGAGCAGCATCAATTGCGCCTGCTGCACGAGCGCGGTGCGGACATGACGATCTTTTCGCCGCGTGCCAGCACCATGGCGCACCACATCGGCGACGAGGCGGTAAGCCAGGTCTGGACGCGGCATTGCAACGATCTCATCGGCCGTGTGGTGCAGCTGTATCCACACACTTTTATCGGTGTGTGCCAGCTCCCGCAATCGCCGGGCGTGTCGATCGCACGTTCGATCGCCGAGCTGGACCGCTGCGTCACCGAGCTCGGGTTTGTCGGTTGTAACCTCAATCCCGATCCGTCCGGCGGCCACTGGACCGGCCTGCCATTGACGGACCGCGCCTGGTACCCCTTCTTCGAAAAAATGGTCGAGCTGGACGTGCCGGCCATGGTGCATGTGTCGGGCAGCTGCAACGCCAATTTCCACGCCACCGGCGCGCATTATCTCAATGCCGATACCACCGCGTTCATGCAATTTCTGGAAGGCGACCTGTTTACCGACCTTCCCGAGTTACGCTTCATCATCCCGCATGGCGGTGGCGCCGTTCCGTACCACTGGGGTCGCTTCCGCGGCCTGGCCGACATGCTGGGCAAGCCGTCGTTGGCCACGCACGTGATGCGCAACGTGTTCTTCGATACCTGCGTGTATCACCAGCCCGGGATCGACCTGCTGTTCGAGGTCATCGACGTCGACAACATCCTGTTCGGCTCGGAAATGGTCGGCGCGGTGCGTGGCATCGATACGCAGACGGGGCACTACTTCGACGACACCAAACGCTACATCGATGCGCTGGCGATCTCGGACGCTGACAAGCGCAAGGTGTTCGAAGGCAATGCGCGGCGCGTGTATCCACGCCTGGACGCACAGCTGCGTGCGCGTGGACTGTAG